The nucleotide window CCAAAGCTAGTGGTGTTAAGCCTTGGAATCAAGTTTAGTTAGCTCATCTTGCCCTTTGTTTCGAAGGTAAAGCAAGAGCTATGGTTAAAATGGAATATTCTCAACTGAAATCAGGGATTGAAGTTGGCCATTTTGCATGGTGGGGACTGCAAGGAATTTCATGTATAAACCATGAGGAAGGCATTTTTTTCTGCCTTTTGTCCTatccttttcttttttatttgcaGATATTTTACGTGCATTTTGAGAAGACGACATATATTGATTTTTTGTCCCCTTCCCTTTTAGAGCTATAAGAATCCCTCTTATCTCTAAACTAACACAGACCCAAAAAGAGCTGAAGCTTATGGGAGGAGAAGGAGGAGGAGAAGGAGATGTTGCAGAAGAGAAAGTGATGGACATTAGTCTTAAGGACCTTGCAAAGAAACTGGAGGAATTTGCCAAGGCCAGAGACTGGGAAAAGTACCATAGTCCGAGGAATCTTCTTCTTGCCATGGTAATCTTCCTTCCCACTTGAAACTTGCATGTGCACATCCTTTCTGTATGTATACATATGATCTTGCTTTCCTTGCTACATATGTAAATGCTTCCATAAAAGACTCCTCTCCAGATTAGCCATATTTCCCTTATAAACTAAAGCCAGAATCTGAACAAGGATCTGTATGGTAGTGAGATATACAAAACTTTTTTTAAAGACAATAACGGTGTCGATATGTAAAATCTTTCTTTCACTCTATGAAATAAGTATTCAACCACTAACTTGTTAATTCAAAGCCTGGAATAAATTTCACCAAGAATATTGCATAAACAGAACATACACCCAATATGGATGGTTGTTTCCCTTTTAATCCATCTCAATTCGAGCAAGATTTAAATGGGGACACAGTTTATGCTTATTCTGTGATGCTCTTGAAAAACCTTGAGACATGATTGTTAAGGTAGCCAATTAGCTTCCATCCGGAATTTGTCTTATTAAGGGTTATCTtctttctcctcttctttttctATTTTTGAGCTGACCTGAAGGTGCTTAGACCATTCCTTTGAGAAGCTTTTATCAAAACTAAAAATGAAGGTATGGTAGCAACTACAGTTAAGACATGCAtctgtaaaataaaaaaaaaatttcactgtTTAATTTCTTTGTGTGGGTGTTTGATGGTTAGGTTGGTGAAGTAGGAGAGCTGTCAGAAATATTCCAATGGAGAGGAGAGGTAGACAAGGGATTGCCCAATTGGGAGGAATCAGATAAGGAGCATCTAGGAGAAGAGTTATCTGATGTGCTGCTTTACCTTATTAGATTGGCTGATATATGTGGCATTGATCTTGTTGACGCTGCCACCAAGAAAATTGTCAAGAATTCTATCAAATACCCACCAAAGATCTGCTAAAAACATAGAAAAAGGGAATTTTTGCGCAATGCCAAAGAAACATTTTGATGGAATCTCTGTAGAGAATTTTTAATAAAGTAGCCTTCTTCTTTATTgacctttttcttttttattttcatttcttgCAAATATATAGGAATGAAGACTATGAATAATGAaatgaatatttttataaaagtaaTATAATTTCctgaaatttatcaatattatcTAGTTAGTTAATGTCAACCTCCTCTTGAATTCAATTATACCCTCCAACTCcaaaaatttaatcaaattaatctcCCATTGAAGTCACATGGGCAACACATACCATTATTATTACTATATACTAAAAGTTTTTTATTCCTGAGAACAGTGAAAATATGCTTTGTCCTaaatgtaattaataaaaaaaatataaataaaaataaattcaaataaacTCTTAAACTTTCCATCCAAAACTCAATAAACTTAAATTGAACTTTtagtttaaataaatttaaaactttcTAATTAAtgtcaaataaatttatttttaaaaaaaaaattaaaataatagtttTTCTAttcttaataataaaatattaattttatattttaaattaaaaaaaattg belongs to Hevea brasiliensis isolate MT/VB/25A 57/8 chromosome 4, ASM3005281v1, whole genome shotgun sequence and includes:
- the LOC110643453 gene encoding uncharacterized protein LOC110643453, translating into MGGEGGGEGDVAEEKVMDISLKDLAKKLEEFAKARDWEKYHSPRNLLLAMVGEVGELSEIFQWRGEVDKGLPNWEESDKEHLGEELSDVLLYLIRLADICGIDLVDAATKKIVKNSIKYPPKIC